A single genomic interval of Chitinophaga sp. 180180018-3 harbors:
- a CDS encoding beta-galactosidase family protein: MKKVILSGILALSCWAGQAVQAQNKHSFALSKTDFLLDGKPFQIISGEMHPARIPHEYWRHRIQMAKAMGCNTIAAYVFWNYHEQEKGTFDFHTGNHNIAEFIKIAQEEGMWVLLRPGPYVCAEWEFGGLPPYLLQTPDIKVRCMDPRYMQAVTAYVQHLAAEVKPLLVTNGGPVVMVQIENEYGSYGNDKEYLNELKALWVKNGINVPFYTADGATAYMLEAGGVDGAAIGLDSGGSEADFAAAKKQNPDVPSFSSETYPGWLTHWGEKWQRPGIDGISKEVKFLMDTKRSFNLYVIHGGTNFGYTAGANSGGKGYEPDVTSYDYDAPINEQGRVTPKYEALRKLIASYLPKGKKLPPIPAPVPTISIPEFTAAPFTSVWDHLPQPVHSPQPQPFEAYGQDYGFMLYKTTLIGHKSGKLTIRDLHDYATVFLNGKYIGKIDRRLGEKTIDIPVSDVKNPVLEILVEGMGRINFAEAIIDRKGITDRVVLNGMTLMNWDVYGLPMNEKFVESLTSSANNANKPGQFFKATFNIDKPGDTYIDMSAFKKGIVWINGHNLGRYWEIGPQLRLYCPAPWLKKGANEIIVFDLHQETAGTVKGTNELN, encoded by the coding sequence ATGAAAAAAGTAATCCTAAGCGGCATACTTGCATTGTCCTGCTGGGCAGGACAAGCTGTGCAGGCACAGAACAAGCATTCATTTGCTTTAAGTAAAACGGATTTCCTGCTGGATGGAAAACCTTTCCAGATCATCAGCGGAGAGATGCATCCGGCGCGTATTCCTCATGAATACTGGCGTCACCGCATCCAGATGGCAAAAGCCATGGGGTGTAATACGATCGCTGCTTATGTTTTCTGGAATTACCATGAGCAGGAAAAGGGGACGTTCGATTTCCACACCGGCAATCATAACATTGCTGAGTTTATCAAAATTGCCCAGGAGGAAGGAATGTGGGTGTTATTGCGCCCGGGACCTTATGTATGTGCAGAATGGGAGTTTGGCGGCTTACCTCCGTACCTGCTGCAGACACCTGATATAAAAGTACGGTGTATGGATCCCCGTTATATGCAGGCAGTAACTGCATATGTGCAGCATCTTGCCGCTGAAGTAAAACCATTGCTGGTAACGAACGGCGGACCCGTTGTGATGGTGCAGATAGAAAACGAATATGGCAGCTATGGCAACGACAAGGAATACCTGAATGAGCTGAAAGCCCTTTGGGTGAAGAATGGCATCAATGTACCTTTTTATACCGCAGATGGGGCTACCGCCTATATGCTGGAAGCTGGCGGAGTAGATGGTGCTGCTATCGGACTGGATTCAGGAGGTTCTGAAGCCGACTTCGCAGCGGCTAAAAAGCAGAACCCGGATGTGCCCTCATTCAGCAGCGAAACCTATCCCGGCTGGCTGACGCATTGGGGCGAAAAATGGCAACGCCCGGGCATAGATGGTATTTCAAAAGAGGTGAAATTCCTGATGGATACCAAACGTTCTTTTAATCTTTATGTCATCCATGGAGGTACCAACTTCGGCTATACTGCCGGCGCCAACTCCGGTGGCAAAGGATATGAACCGGACGTAACCAGCTATGATTACGATGCGCCTATCAATGAGCAGGGCAGGGTTACCCCTAAGTATGAAGCTTTGCGCAAACTGATTGCTTCCTATCTTCCTAAAGGCAAAAAATTACCACCAATACCAGCGCCGGTTCCTACTATCAGCATCCCGGAATTTACGGCTGCACCATTTACATCTGTTTGGGACCATTTGCCTCAGCCGGTACATTCGCCCCAGCCGCAGCCTTTTGAAGCTTACGGACAGGATTACGGATTCATGCTTTATAAAACCACACTGATAGGACATAAAAGCGGTAAACTAACCATCAGGGATCTGCACGACTATGCCACTGTTTTCCTGAATGGTAAATACATCGGCAAAATCGATCGCCGTCTGGGAGAGAAAACAATTGACATCCCGGTGAGCGATGTGAAAAATCCGGTGCTGGAAATACTGGTAGAAGGTATGGGCCGTATCAACTTCGCGGAGGCGATTATAGATCGTAAAGGGATTACCGACAGAGTAGTACTCAATGGTATGACGCTCATGAACTGGGACGTTTACGGTTTGCCTATGAACGAAAAATTTGTTGAGAGTCTGACGTCATCTGCCAATAATGCTAACAAACCAGGACAGTTCTTCAAAGCTACTTTCAACATCGACAAACCTGGCGATACCTACATCGATATGTCGGCCTTCAAAAAGGGCATTGTTTGGATAAATGGCCACAATCTGGGCCGCTACTGGGAAATAGGGCCACAGCTTCGCCTGTATTGTCCTGCTCCCTGGCTGAAGAAAGGCGCAAACGAAATCATCGTTTTTGACCTTCACCAGGAAACAGCCGGAACGGTGAAAGGAACAAATGAGTTGAATTAA
- a CDS encoding histidine kinase, whose product MSVLSDSHPRQHWFFRYKLYHLPFWCAYHYLWWVVAIGNPVKAATSIFFTPFAVKYLFYVIFQALAVYFNLYFLMPRYLEKNRFGIYITYLLSTLLITSLCIVGGYYVTALLAHRTISELYGSNVCFFYFFGNALPSTFASTTLAMSIKLTKNWVQTKRRQQLLEKEKLETELQFLKNQFNPHFLFNTINSIFFLIHKNPQMAAASLAKFSELLRYQLYECNDLQIPLNKEITYLENFIELEKLRQNNNMEVNCEITQTNSSQWAIAPFILMTFVENAFKHVSKHTDDINWINIQLKLDGQQLYFTVCNSTTASTYKEVVHYSGIGLQNVQRRLDLIYPGQYTLDIESSAHSFEITLTLKAESLRFKAHNASWLPV is encoded by the coding sequence ATGAGCGTTTTATCAGACAGCCATCCACGGCAGCACTGGTTTTTCAGGTATAAGTTGTACCACCTTCCCTTCTGGTGTGCCTATCATTACCTGTGGTGGGTGGTAGCCATCGGGAATCCGGTAAAAGCAGCCACCTCTATATTCTTCACACCATTTGCTGTCAAATACCTGTTCTATGTTATTTTTCAGGCGCTGGCAGTATACTTCAACCTGTATTTCCTGATGCCACGTTACCTTGAAAAAAACAGGTTTGGTATCTATATTACCTATCTGCTGAGTACCCTGCTGATTACGTCCCTATGCATTGTAGGCGGATATTACGTCACCGCGTTGTTAGCACACCGTACTATCAGCGAATTATATGGCAGCAATGTTTGCTTCTTTTACTTTTTTGGTAATGCACTGCCTTCTACTTTTGCCAGCACTACGCTGGCTATGAGTATCAAGTTGACCAAAAACTGGGTACAAACTAAAAGAAGACAACAACTGCTGGAAAAAGAAAAACTGGAAACAGAACTACAATTCCTCAAAAACCAGTTTAACCCACATTTTCTTTTTAATACCATCAACTCTATCTTCTTCCTGATACATAAAAATCCGCAAATGGCTGCCGCCTCACTGGCGAAATTTTCTGAGTTACTACGGTATCAGCTATACGAATGTAACGACCTGCAAATACCACTCAACAAAGAAATTACCTACCTGGAAAATTTTATTGAACTGGAGAAGTTGCGACAGAATAACAACATGGAAGTAAATTGTGAGATTACACAAACAAACAGCAGTCAATGGGCCATTGCGCCATTTATATTGATGACCTTTGTAGAAAATGCCTTCAAACATGTTTCGAAACATACGGATGATATCAATTGGATAAATATACAGCTGAAGCTGGATGGACAACAATTATATTTCACCGTATGTAACAGCACCACCGCCAGCACCTACAAAGAGGTGGTGCATTACAGCGGTATTGGCCTGCAGAATGTGCAGCGCCGGCTGGATCTCATCTATCCCGGACAATATACACTGGATATAGAAAGCAGCGCGCATAGCTTTGAGATAACATTAACGCTTAAAGCAGAAAGCTTAAGGTTCAAAGCCCATAACGCCAGTTGGTTACCTGTTTAA
- a CDS encoding LytTR family DNA-binding domain-containing protein produces the protein MLNCAIIDDEPLAREGMANYVRAVDFLQLTGTCVNPVELASLLDQHQIDLIFLDIQMPKMDGMEFLKITPQAPMVVITTAFPSYALESFQLNVLDYLLKPITFERFFKAASKAKDYHRLLTKTADAGQPQVVPGADYCFIKCGNKFEKIYFKDILYIQGLQNYVVIYTLKNKYLTLLNMKKLEEDLNSQSFIRVHKSYIVAIDKIESIEGNEIYIQSHRVPISRNYREQVIKQVVTKRLW, from the coding sequence ATGTTAAATTGTGCCATTATTGATGATGAGCCACTAGCCAGGGAAGGCATGGCCAACTACGTAAGAGCGGTGGATTTCCTACAGTTAACAGGCACCTGTGTAAATCCGGTTGAACTGGCATCATTGCTGGATCAACATCAGATAGACCTGATTTTTCTGGACATACAAATGCCCAAAATGGATGGTATGGAGTTTTTAAAAATCACCCCACAAGCGCCCATGGTGGTGATCACCACAGCCTTTCCCAGTTATGCATTGGAAAGCTTCCAGCTTAATGTGCTGGATTACCTGTTGAAGCCCATTACCTTTGAACGTTTTTTTAAAGCTGCCAGCAAGGCGAAGGACTATCACCGGCTACTCACCAAAACTGCGGATGCAGGCCAGCCACAAGTGGTTCCAGGTGCCGACTATTGCTTTATTAAATGCGGGAATAAGTTTGAGAAAATATATTTTAAGGATATCCTGTACATTCAGGGCCTGCAAAATTATGTGGTCATTTATACTTTAAAGAATAAATACCTGACCCTGCTGAACATGAAAAAACTGGAGGAAGATTTAAACAGCCAATCATTTATCCGGGTACATAAATCCTATATTGTAGCTATCGATAAGATAGAGAGCATCGAAGGCAATGAAATATACATCCAATCCCACCGTGTGCCCATCAGCCGGAACTACCGCGAGCAGGTGATTAAACAGGTAGTGACGAAGCGACTGTGGTGA